A genomic region of Arachis stenosperma cultivar V10309 chromosome 9, arast.V10309.gnm1.PFL2, whole genome shotgun sequence contains the following coding sequences:
- the LOC130950040 gene encoding uncharacterized protein LOC130950040 — MLGLVETKRQVVTKFDVQKIWGSSCVSWDFVESNGASGGLLLIWDDDFFKLRISHKGERWICVEGELLQYNFNCAFILVYGEHSRQEKLIVWEELSYVAGLCQVPCCFMGDFNEIVQVEERRGTVSLSLSAEDFKSWINDMELVDLPITDRKFTWFRGSSCSRIDRVLVSLEWIEKFPDIRLRGGPRGLSDHCPIIVEGMRQRDGPRPFRSLDSWFTHEGFLRMIKDEWRGLRETQFTEKLKAMTAPIRR; from the coding sequence ATGCTAGGACTGGTAGAGACAAAAAGACAGGTGGTAACTAAATTTGATGTACAAAAAATTTGGGGAAGTAGTTGTGTGAGTTGGGATTTTGTGGAATCTAATGGTGCATCTGGTGGTTTGCTATTAATATGGGatgatgatttttttaaattaagaatTAGCCACAAAGGGGAGAGATGGATATGTGTTGAAGGGGAGCTGCTGcaatataattttaattgtgCTTTTATTCTGGTGTATGGGGAGCATTCTAGACAAGAGAAACTGATTGTATGGGAAGAGTTAAGTTATGTAGCCGGTCTATGCCAGGTTCCCTGCTGTTTCATGGGGGATTTTAATGAGATTGTACAGGTGGAAGAAAGACGGGGTACAGTCAGCTTATCCCTGTCAGCTGAAGACTTCAAGAGTTGGATAAATGACATGGAATTGGTGGATTTGCCGATTACAGACCGAAAGTTTACATGGTTCAGAGGTAGTTCCTGTAGTCGTATCGATAGGGTTTTGGTTAGCTTGGAATGGATTGAAAAATTTCCAGACATTCGATTACGAGGGGGTCCAAGGGGATTGTCTGACCACTGCCCAATTATAGTGGAAGGCATGAGGCAGAGAGATGGTCCAAGGCCTTTCAGAAGTCTTGACTCGTGGTTTACACATGAAGGATTTCTGAGGATGATCAAAGATGAATGGAGAGGTTTACGTGAGACACAGTTCACAGAAAAATTAAAGGCTATGACAGCTCCTATTAGAAGATGA